In the genome of Candidatus Eisenbacteria bacterium, one region contains:
- a CDS encoding cation-translocating P-type ATPase, which produces MKPELKDGLPPWHTLSSASVLAELKSSPAGLTRAEAAQRLTEHGPNELQAARGISPWMILLEQFKNVLIIILLAAAVLSIFLGHGIEAVAIAVIVLFAVFLGFVQEYRAERAIEALRQMAAPTATAVRDGAEVEVAARDLVPGDVILLRAGDRVPADVRLIEAVNLQVEEAALTGESVPVEKHADALSGDDLALGDRKNMAYAGTAATYGRGRAVVVATSMGTEFGKIALMLQTIETGKTPLQESLDKVGHALARAALVVVVVIVGLGLFRGQPVIEMLIFGVALAVAVVPEALPAVVTISLAIGVQRMVKRHALMRRLAAVETLGSTSIICSDKTGTLTKDEMTARQIFVAGQILQISGAGYELDGQFSRDGVRIEPPQALKLLLRAGALASDTDIVQSEAHGHVHLKGDPTEGALVVAAAKAGISKANLESQFPRVNEIPFTSETKRMTTLHAGPEGVVAFSKGAPEVILDSCARRVTDEGEAPLDPSSKEEILQAARRMASQALRVLAVASKPGASLANAESEMTFLGLVGMIDPPRPEAKAAIQKCERAGIKPVMITGDHPVTAQAVARELGLLKTGRVVTGAELEEMSEVEFEREVDDIEVYARVSPAHKLRVVTALQKKGHITAMTGDGVNDAPALKKADIGIAMGITGTDVTKEAAAMTLTDDNFASIVAAVEEGRGIFGNIKKYLMYLLSSNIGEVVLMAGATLVGLPLPLSAVQILYVNLATDGLPALALAVDPPEPDLMLRKPRNPRTGIFTRPVITLMAVGGLWSALVNLGLFAWALNSGRSIEQAMTMTFVSLVLIQFFKAFNFRSDRHSVLNRPFANRWLNLAIGWELLLLAAIIYVPFLHEPFGTFSLPLLDWAIIVAVALTVSPVLELAKWMERRGWLGKMS; this is translated from the coding sequence ATGAAACCTGAACTCAAAGACGGGCTCCCCCCGTGGCATACCCTTTCAAGCGCGTCCGTCCTCGCGGAGCTGAAGTCCTCACCCGCCGGGTTGACAAGAGCTGAGGCGGCCCAGCGTCTAACAGAGCACGGGCCGAATGAACTGCAAGCCGCGCGCGGCATCTCGCCGTGGATGATCCTCCTTGAGCAGTTCAAGAACGTGTTGATTATCATTCTGCTCGCGGCAGCCGTGCTCTCGATCTTCCTCGGACATGGGATTGAAGCCGTCGCCATTGCCGTCATTGTTCTGTTTGCTGTGTTCTTGGGTTTCGTGCAGGAGTACCGCGCGGAACGGGCCATCGAAGCATTGCGTCAAATGGCCGCGCCGACGGCGACAGCCGTCCGTGATGGAGCTGAAGTGGAGGTGGCGGCGCGGGATCTTGTGCCGGGCGACGTGATCCTCCTGCGAGCAGGTGACAGAGTGCCCGCCGACGTCAGGTTGATCGAGGCCGTCAATCTGCAGGTGGAAGAGGCGGCCCTTACCGGCGAATCGGTTCCTGTGGAGAAGCATGCCGACGCCCTCAGCGGCGACGACTTGGCCTTGGGCGACCGGAAGAACATGGCCTACGCCGGCACGGCGGCAACATATGGGCGAGGCCGCGCTGTTGTCGTCGCGACGAGCATGGGCACGGAGTTCGGCAAGATCGCCCTGATGCTTCAGACGATCGAGACCGGCAAGACCCCTTTGCAGGAGAGCTTGGACAAGGTCGGACACGCCCTAGCACGGGCCGCCTTGGTGGTCGTGGTGGTCATTGTTGGCCTCGGCCTGTTCCGTGGGCAACCCGTCATAGAGATGTTGATCTTCGGCGTCGCTCTCGCCGTTGCCGTTGTTCCAGAGGCTTTGCCCGCCGTCGTCACCATCTCGCTCGCCATCGGCGTGCAGAGGATGGTCAAGCGTCATGCGCTGATGCGCCGCCTGGCGGCCGTTGAAACACTCGGCAGCACTTCGATCATTTGCTCCGACAAGACCGGTACGCTGACGAAAGACGAGATGACGGCCCGGCAGATCTTCGTGGCCGGGCAGATCCTCCAGATCTCGGGCGCGGGCTACGAGCTGGACGGTCAGTTCTCGCGAGACGGCGTCCGGATTGAGCCGCCCCAGGCGCTGAAACTGCTGCTGCGGGCCGGCGCTCTCGCCTCCGACACGGACATCGTCCAGAGCGAGGCTCACGGCCACGTGCATCTGAAGGGCGACCCGACCGAGGGAGCATTGGTGGTGGCTGCCGCCAAGGCGGGGATATCGAAGGCCAACCTGGAGTCTCAGTTCCCCCGCGTGAACGAGATTCCGTTCACCTCCGAAACCAAGCGCATGACCACGCTGCACGCCGGCCCCGAAGGTGTCGTTGCTTTCTCAAAGGGCGCGCCGGAAGTCATCCTCGATTCCTGCGCGCGCCGGGTGACCGACGAGGGCGAAGCGCCGCTCGACCCGAGCAGCAAGGAGGAGATTCTGCAAGCGGCCCGCCGGATGGCGAGTCAGGCGTTGCGGGTTCTGGCCGTCGCTTCCAAGCCTGGCGCATCCCTGGCGAACGCCGAGAGCGAGATGACGTTTCTTGGTCTCGTGGGCATGATCGATCCGCCGCGCCCGGAGGCGAAGGCCGCGATTCAGAAATGCGAGCGGGCGGGAATAAAGCCGGTGATGATTACCGGCGACCACCCAGTGACCGCGCAAGCGGTAGCCCGCGAACTGGGCCTGCTCAAGACAGGCCGCGTCGTCACCGGCGCGGAACTGGAGGAGATGAGCGAGGTCGAGTTCGAGCGGGAAGTAGACGACATCGAAGTCTACGCTCGCGTGTCTCCGGCGCACAAGCTGAGGGTGGTCACGGCCCTGCAGAAGAAGGGCCACATCACCGCGATGACGGGCGACGGGGTGAATGATGCGCCGGCGCTCAAGAAGGCGGACATCGGCATCGCTATGGGCATCACCGGCACGGACGTGACCAAAGAGGCCGCCGCCATGACGCTCACCGATGACAACTTCGCTTCTATCGTGGCGGCGGTGGAAGAGGGACGGGGCATCTTCGGCAACATCAAGAAGTACCTGATGTACCTGCTCTCGTCCAACATCGGCGAGGTCGTCCTGATGGCCGGGGCGACACTGGTCGGCCTGCCCTTGCCTCTGAGCGCCGTCCAGATCCTCTATGTCAATCTGGCCACCGATGGCTTGCCCGCACTGGCTCTGGCCGTAGACCCGCCTGAACCCGACTTGATGCTCCGCAAGCCGCGAAATCCGAGAACGGGCATCTTCACCCGGCCGGTGATCACCTTGATGGCGGTGGGCGGTCTGTGGTCGGCTCTGGTCAACTTGGGCCTCTTTGCCTGGGCGTTGAACTCCGGACGCAGTATTGAACAGGCCATGACGATGACGTTCGTCTCGCTGGTCCTGATTCAGTTCTTCAAGGCCTTCAACTTCCGCTCCGATCGCCACTCTGTGCTGAATAGGCCCTTCGCCAATCGGTGGTTGAATCTGGCGATTGGATGGGAGTTGTTGCTGTTGGCCGCGATCATCTACGTCCCCTTCCTGCATGAGCCGTTCGGCACGTTCAGCCTGCCGCTTCTGGATTGGGCCATCATCGTTGCCGTGGCTCTTACGGTTTCGCCCGTGCTCGAGTTGGCGAAGTGGATGGAGCGGCGCGGGTGGTTGGGGAAGATGAGTTAG
- a CDS encoding DUF3795 domain-containing protein, with amino-acid sequence MEMKPNREAFERVRDQVGFCGIWCGSCAVGNGSVGERGAELRELLVAYDAPQFAAIGIEWDRFLEALDALKQAVACPGCRAGGGRDDCEIRACALRRQVDQCTGCVSFGGAGCEEPTILEQMRSGAAKVGLSVLRSGEKLSETTGPRAPGSWEDPRTGTGTSRSEGSRGP; translated from the coding sequence ATGGAGATGAAGCCGAACCGCGAGGCATTTGAACGCGTCCGCGACCAGGTCGGGTTCTGCGGTATCTGGTGCGGGAGCTGCGCCGTTGGCAACGGTTCGGTAGGCGAGCGGGGAGCGGAACTGCGCGAGCTCCTCGTCGCCTACGACGCGCCCCAGTTTGCCGCCATAGGCATCGAGTGGGATCGCTTTCTGGAGGCTCTTGACGCCCTGAAACAAGCCGTCGCATGCCCCGGATGCCGGGCGGGCGGTGGTCGCGATGATTGCGAGATCAGGGCCTGCGCGCTCCGACGTCAGGTCGATCAATGCACCGGCTGCGTCTCCTTCGGTGGCGCGGGTTGCGAGGAGCCCACGATCCTGGAGCAGATGCGCTCCGGCGCCGCCAAAGTAGGCCTGTCAGTTCTGCGGTCGGGAGAGAAGCTGAGCGAGACTACGGGCCCACGCGCCCCAGGCTCTTGGGAAGATCCTCGAACAGGAACTGGAACCTCCCGATCAGAAGGCTCACGCGGCCCATGA